A part of Heliangelus exortis chromosome 3, bHelExo1.hap1, whole genome shotgun sequence genomic DNA contains:
- the MAD2L1BP gene encoding MAD2L1-binding protein produces MGPQPRCFQTGELPGTTRSPAPPPSWRKGRARRGAKGIPLQRRRRCRGCQSGAERVHRPGGGRRGFAIALALILRLCCVWAAQGGRKALAALFWAALQGGRRCSRRRGWGSRGCRRRFGYSAARRSLAATGPATLPALAPCAAAKPGAGETERTGQPAPLLGAGMPTDPPAGQGLRLRPGSGRGPGRAAGRKPLSTLPNMAPAPPEAGRSGLSVPPMLPCGGGHSNPSPPLIAGQKMAAPGVTVVPGAAPPGSPTSPLLIAEVPPILDCGGRMTPQRSGTAAASPSVSVVFPGTVSRESCCRFVCELLKHILHQRHQLPLPYEQLAFFCRRPPQDGDGMKKPHSVDLASKKCQQALMDLERVLHHLEVMFSLTPVPRVLILLGGNVMNPKEFYELSFEGVCEGSAEESLKTASCVRKLFHSLFVADVFSELKALPVMDTIVMIQGHRDCGVDWFHPKLNYKVPARGRKLTVNLSCDGDINLSASPSQPMDMDSAWEDYIWFQAPVTIKGFRE; encoded by the exons ATGGGGCCTCAGCCACGTTGTTTCCAAACAGGGGAGCTCCCAGGCACCACACGCTCCCCGGCTCCGCCTCCCAGCTGGCGGAAAGGCAGAGCTCGCCGCGGGGCGAAGGGAATTCCCCTGCAAAGACGCCGGCGCTGTCGGGGTTGCCAGTCGGGGGCGGAGCGTGTTCACCGGCCCGGGGGCGGCCGGCGAGGCTTTGCTATCGCACTGGCCCTCATCTTGCGGTTGTGCTGTGTGTGGGCTGCACAGGGCGGAAGGAAAGCCCTCGCTGCCCTGTTTTGGGCAGCCCTGCAAGGCGGCAGACGCTGCTCGCGGCGGCGGGGCTGGGGTAGCCGCGGCTGCCGCAGACGCTTCGGTTACTCTGCAGCGCGCCGGTCGTTGGCCGCAACCGGCCCGGCAACGCTCCCGGCACTCGCTCCCTGCGCGGCTGCCAAGCCCGGGGCAGGAGAGACTGAACGGACGGGTCAGCCCGCTCCACTCCTCGGGGCTGGGATGCCCACGGATCCTCCTGCGGGGCaggggctgaggctgaggcCGGGGTCGGGGCGGGGGCCGGGACGTGCGGCCGGGCGGAAACCCCTCTCCACCCTACCAAACATGGCGCCTGCACCCCCGGAAGCCGGGCGGAGCGGCCTCTCCGTTCCTCCCATGCTGCCCTGCGGCGGCGGCCATTCAAACCCCAGCCCGCCGCTCATCGCCGGCCAGAAAATGGCGGCTCCCGGGGTTACGGTGGTGCCCGGTGCCGCCCCCCCGGGCTCTCCCACATCCCCCCTCCTTATTGCGGAGGTGCCGCCGATCCTGGATTGCGGCGGCAGGATGACGCCTCAGCGCAGCGGGACCGCGGCGGCTTCCCCCTCGGTGTCGGTGGTGTTCCCGGGCACCGTGAGCCGGGAGAGCTGCTGCCGCTTCGTCTGCGAGCTCCTGAAGCACATCCTGCACCAGCGACACCAGCTCCCGCTGCCCTACGAGCAGCTCGCCTTCTTCTGCCGGCGGCCGCCGCAG GATGGAGATGGGATGAAGAAGCCACACTCCGTGGACCTGGCAAGCAAGAAGTGTCAGCAGGCACTGATGGACCTGGAGAGAGTACTCCATCACTTGGAAGTAATGTTTAGTTTGACACCAGTTCCTCGGGTTCTTATTCTACTTGGAGGCAATGTCATGAACCCCAAGGAATTCTATGAGCTCAGCTTCGAGGGTGTCTGTGAGGGCAGTGCTGAGGAGAGCCTGAAAACTGCATCCTGTGTTCGCAAGCTCTTCCACTCACTCTTTGTTGCTGATGTCTTCAGTGAACTAAAGGCTCTCCCGGTCATGGACACTATTGTTATGATCCAAGGACACCGCGACTGTGGTGTTGATTGGTTCCACCCCAAGCTCAACTATAAAGTACCAGCCCGAGGGAGGAAACTGACTGTAAATTTATCCTGTGATGGAGATATCAACCTAAGTGCCTCACCTTCACAGCCTATGGATATGGATTCTGCTTGGGAGGACTACATATGGTTTCAAGCACCTGTGACAATCAAAGGCTTTCGTGAATAG
- the GTPBP2 gene encoding GTP-binding protein 2 isoform X2: MKWRLQEGRGEAVYQIGVEDNGLLVGLSEEEMRASLKTLRRMAEKVGADITVLREREVDYDSDVPRKITEVLVRKVPDNQQFLDLRVAVLGNVDSGKSTLLGVLTQGELDNGRGRARLNLFRHLHEIQSGRTSSISFEILGFNSKGEVVNYSDSRTAEEICESSSKMITFIDLAGHHKYLKTTIFGLTSYCPDFAMLVVSANTGIAGTTREHLGLAMALKVPFFIVISKVDLCSKATVERTVKQLERILKQPGCNKLPLLVNSDDDAVTAAQQFAQSPNITPIFTLSSVSGENLDLLKVFLNILPPLTNSKEQEELMQQLTEFQVDEIYTVPEVGTVVGGTLSSGICREGENLVVGPTDDGKFLRLKVCSIQRNRSACRVLRAGQAATLALGPFDRSLLRKGMVMVSPEMNPTICSVFEAEIVLLFHATTFRKGFQVTVHVGNVRQTAIVEKIHGKDKLRTGEKAVVRFRFIKHPEYLKIGAKLLFREGVTKGIGHVTDLQAITTKNGLEESLGPGQLNF, translated from the exons ATGAAGTGGCGCCTGCAGGAGGGCCGAGGTGAGGCCGTCTACCAGATCGGTGTGGAGGACAACGGGCTGCTGGTGGGCCTGTCGGAGGAGGAGATGCGTGCCTCACTCAAGACACTGCGCCGTATGGCAGAGAA GGTTGGGGCTGACATTACGGTGCTGCGGGAGAGGGAGGTCGATTACGACAGCGATGTTCCAAGGAAGATAACGGAGGTGCTTGTCCGAAAAGTGCCTGACAACCAGCAG TTCTTAGACCTGCGAGTAGCTGTGCTGGGGAATGTGGACTCAGGGAAGTCAACCCTCCTGGGTGTCCTAACACAAGGAGAGCTGGACAACGGGCGGGGCAGAGCACGCCTCAACCTCTTCCGCCATCTCCATGAAATCCAGTCAGGAAGAACATCAAGCATCAGCTTTGAGATTCTCGGCTTCAACAGCAAAGGAGAG GTGGTAAATTACAGTGACTCCCgaacagcagaagaaatctGTGAGAGTTCTTCCAAAATGATCACTTTCATTGACCTGGCTGGCCACCACAAGTATCTGAAAACAACCATCTTTGGCCTCACCAGCTACTGCCCAGACTTTGCTATGTTGGTGGTTAGTGCCAACACTGGCATTG CAGGCACAACACGAGAGCACTTGGGCCTAGCCATGGCCCTCAAGGTCCCCTTCTTCATTGTCATCAGCAAAGTTGATTTGTGTTCAAAAGCCACCGTGGAACGGACAGTGAAGCAGCTGGAGCGAATCCTTAAGCAGCCAGGCTGCAACAAGCTCCCCCTCCTTGTGAACTCAGATGACGATGCTGttacagcagcacagcagtttGCACAGTCTCCCAA CATCACCCCAATATTCACACTGTCCAGCGTTTCTGGGGAGAATCTGGATCTCTTAAAAGTCTTCCTCAACATCCTCCCTCCACTAACCAACAGTAAAGAGCAGGAAGAACTAATGCAGCAACTCACAGAGTTTCAG GTCGATGAAATTTATACTGTGCCAGAGGTGGGGACTGTTGTGGGAGGAACTCTGTCGAG TGGGATCTGTCGAGAAGGGGAGAACCTGGTGGTTGGTCCCACTGATGATGGGAAGTTCCTCCGTCTGAAAGTGTGCAGTATCCAGCGGAACCGCTCAGCCTGCCGTGTGCTGAGGGCTGGGCAAGCAGCCACACTGGCCTTGGGGCCCTTCGACCGCTCCCTGCTCCGGAAG GGCATGGTCATGGTGAGCCCAGAAATGAACCCCACCATCTGCTCAGTGTTTGAAGCCGAGATCGTGCTGTTGTTCCATGCCACAACTTTCCGGAAGGGGTTTCAGGTGACAGTGCACGTGGGGAATGTGCGACAGACTGCTATAGTAGAGAAGATTCACGGAAAG gacaAGCTGCGGACAGGAGAGAAGGCAGTTGTCCGTTTCAGGTTCATCAAGCATCCTGAATACTTGAAGATTGGAGCCAAGCTACTTTTCCGTGAAGGAGTCACCAAAGGCATTGGGCATGTCACTGATCTCCAAGCCATCACCACCAAAAATGGCCTGGAGGAGTCCCTAGGGCCTGGACAGCTGAACTTCTGA
- the GTPBP2 gene encoding GTP-binding protein 2 isoform X3: MDSRVSDLFGGCCRPVGGGAGGALRGRGGAAPGSGGSKAKKKNGRSRGGKANNPPYLPPEAEDGNIEYKLKLVNPSQYRFEHLVTQMKWRLQEGRGEAVYQIGVEDNGLLVGLSEEEMRASLKTLRRMAEKVGADITVLREREVDYDSDVPRKITEVLVRKVPDNQQFLDLRVAVLGNVDSGKSTLLGVLTQGELDNGRGRARLNLFRHLHEIQSGRTSSISFEILGFNSKGEVVNYSDSRTAEEICESSSKMITFIDLAGHHKYLKTTIFGLTSYCPDFAMLVVSANTGIAGTTREHLGLAMALKVPFFIVISKVDLCSKATVERTVKQLERILKQPGCNKLPLLVNSDDDAVTAAQQFAQSPNITPIFTLSSVSGENLDLLKVFLNILPPLTNSKEQEELMQQLTEFQVDEIYTVPEVGTVVGGTLSSGICREGENLVVGPTDDGKFLRLKVCSIQRNRSACRVLRAGQAATLALGPFDRSLLRKGMVMVSPEMNPTICSVFEAEIVLLFHATTFRKGFQVTVHVGNVRQTAIVEKIHGKDKLRTGEKAVVRFRFIKHPEYLKIGAKLLFREGVTKGIGHVTDLQAITTKNGLEESLGPGQLNF, from the exons ATGGACTCGCGGGTGTCAGACCTGTTCGGGGGCTGCTGCCGGCCGGTgggcggcggggcgggagggGCGCTGCGAGGGCGCGGGGGGGCCGCACCCGGCAGCGGAGGCTCGAAGGCGAAGAAGAAGAACGGGCGGAGCCGGGGGGGGAAGGCCAACAACCCGCCGTACCTGCCGCCCGAG GCAGAAGATGGGAACATCGAGTACAAG CTAAAGCTGGTGAATCCCTCACAATACCGTTTCGAGCACCTGGTGACACAGATGAAGTGGCGCCTGCAGGAGGGCCGAGGTGAGGCCGTCTACCAGATCGGTGTGGAGGACAACGGGCTGCTGGTGGGCCTGTCGGAGGAGGAGATGCGTGCCTCACTCAAGACACTGCGCCGTATGGCAGAGAA GGTTGGGGCTGACATTACGGTGCTGCGGGAGAGGGAGGTCGATTACGACAGCGATGTTCCAAGGAAGATAACGGAGGTGCTTGTCCGAAAAGTGCCTGACAACCAGCAG TTCTTAGACCTGCGAGTAGCTGTGCTGGGGAATGTGGACTCAGGGAAGTCAACCCTCCTGGGTGTCCTAACACAAGGAGAGCTGGACAACGGGCGGGGCAGAGCACGCCTCAACCTCTTCCGCCATCTCCATGAAATCCAGTCAGGAAGAACATCAAGCATCAGCTTTGAGATTCTCGGCTTCAACAGCAAAGGAGAG GTGGTAAATTACAGTGACTCCCgaacagcagaagaaatctGTGAGAGTTCTTCCAAAATGATCACTTTCATTGACCTGGCTGGCCACCACAAGTATCTGAAAACAACCATCTTTGGCCTCACCAGCTACTGCCCAGACTTTGCTATGTTGGTGGTTAGTGCCAACACTGGCATTG CAGGCACAACACGAGAGCACTTGGGCCTAGCCATGGCCCTCAAGGTCCCCTTCTTCATTGTCATCAGCAAAGTTGATTTGTGTTCAAAAGCCACCGTGGAACGGACAGTGAAGCAGCTGGAGCGAATCCTTAAGCAGCCAGGCTGCAACAAGCTCCCCCTCCTTGTGAACTCAGATGACGATGCTGttacagcagcacagcagtttGCACAGTCTCCCAA CATCACCCCAATATTCACACTGTCCAGCGTTTCTGGGGAGAATCTGGATCTCTTAAAAGTCTTCCTCAACATCCTCCCTCCACTAACCAACAGTAAAGAGCAGGAAGAACTAATGCAGCAACTCACAGAGTTTCAG GTCGATGAAATTTATACTGTGCCAGAGGTGGGGACTGTTGTGGGAGGAACTCTGTCGAG TGGGATCTGTCGAGAAGGGGAGAACCTGGTGGTTGGTCCCACTGATGATGGGAAGTTCCTCCGTCTGAAAGTGTGCAGTATCCAGCGGAACCGCTCAGCCTGCCGTGTGCTGAGGGCTGGGCAAGCAGCCACACTGGCCTTGGGGCCCTTCGACCGCTCCCTGCTCCGGAAG GGCATGGTCATGGTGAGCCCAGAAATGAACCCCACCATCTGCTCAGTGTTTGAAGCCGAGATCGTGCTGTTGTTCCATGCCACAACTTTCCGGAAGGGGTTTCAGGTGACAGTGCACGTGGGGAATGTGCGACAGACTGCTATAGTAGAGAAGATTCACGGAAAG gacaAGCTGCGGACAGGAGAGAAGGCAGTTGTCCGTTTCAGGTTCATCAAGCATCCTGAATACTTGAAGATTGGAGCCAAGCTACTTTTCCGTGAAGGAGTCACCAAAGGCATTGGGCATGTCACTGATCTCCAAGCCATCACCACCAAAAATGGCCTGGAGGAGTCCCTAGGGCCTGGACAGCTGAACTTCTGA
- the GTPBP2 gene encoding GTP-binding protein 2 isoform X1 yields the protein MWDVNSRNKPKAEDGNIEYKLKLVNPSQYRFEHLVTQMKWRLQEGRGEAVYQIGVEDNGLLVGLSEEEMRASLKTLRRMAEKVGADITVLREREVDYDSDVPRKITEVLVRKVPDNQQFLDLRVAVLGNVDSGKSTLLGVLTQGELDNGRGRARLNLFRHLHEIQSGRTSSISFEILGFNSKGEVVNYSDSRTAEEICESSSKMITFIDLAGHHKYLKTTIFGLTSYCPDFAMLVVSANTGIAGTTREHLGLAMALKVPFFIVISKVDLCSKATVERTVKQLERILKQPGCNKLPLLVNSDDDAVTAAQQFAQSPNITPIFTLSSVSGENLDLLKVFLNILPPLTNSKEQEELMQQLTEFQVDEIYTVPEVGTVVGGTLSSGICREGENLVVGPTDDGKFLRLKVCSIQRNRSACRVLRAGQAATLALGPFDRSLLRKGMVMVSPEMNPTICSVFEAEIVLLFHATTFRKGFQVTVHVGNVRQTAIVEKIHGKDKLRTGEKAVVRFRFIKHPEYLKIGAKLLFREGVTKGIGHVTDLQAITTKNGLEESLGPGQLNF from the exons ATGTGGGATGTGAACAGCAGAAACAAACCTAAA GCAGAAGATGGGAACATCGAGTACAAG CTAAAGCTGGTGAATCCCTCACAATACCGTTTCGAGCACCTGGTGACACAGATGAAGTGGCGCCTGCAGGAGGGCCGAGGTGAGGCCGTCTACCAGATCGGTGTGGAGGACAACGGGCTGCTGGTGGGCCTGTCGGAGGAGGAGATGCGTGCCTCACTCAAGACACTGCGCCGTATGGCAGAGAA GGTTGGGGCTGACATTACGGTGCTGCGGGAGAGGGAGGTCGATTACGACAGCGATGTTCCAAGGAAGATAACGGAGGTGCTTGTCCGAAAAGTGCCTGACAACCAGCAG TTCTTAGACCTGCGAGTAGCTGTGCTGGGGAATGTGGACTCAGGGAAGTCAACCCTCCTGGGTGTCCTAACACAAGGAGAGCTGGACAACGGGCGGGGCAGAGCACGCCTCAACCTCTTCCGCCATCTCCATGAAATCCAGTCAGGAAGAACATCAAGCATCAGCTTTGAGATTCTCGGCTTCAACAGCAAAGGAGAG GTGGTAAATTACAGTGACTCCCgaacagcagaagaaatctGTGAGAGTTCTTCCAAAATGATCACTTTCATTGACCTGGCTGGCCACCACAAGTATCTGAAAACAACCATCTTTGGCCTCACCAGCTACTGCCCAGACTTTGCTATGTTGGTGGTTAGTGCCAACACTGGCATTG CAGGCACAACACGAGAGCACTTGGGCCTAGCCATGGCCCTCAAGGTCCCCTTCTTCATTGTCATCAGCAAAGTTGATTTGTGTTCAAAAGCCACCGTGGAACGGACAGTGAAGCAGCTGGAGCGAATCCTTAAGCAGCCAGGCTGCAACAAGCTCCCCCTCCTTGTGAACTCAGATGACGATGCTGttacagcagcacagcagtttGCACAGTCTCCCAA CATCACCCCAATATTCACACTGTCCAGCGTTTCTGGGGAGAATCTGGATCTCTTAAAAGTCTTCCTCAACATCCTCCCTCCACTAACCAACAGTAAAGAGCAGGAAGAACTAATGCAGCAACTCACAGAGTTTCAG GTCGATGAAATTTATACTGTGCCAGAGGTGGGGACTGTTGTGGGAGGAACTCTGTCGAG TGGGATCTGTCGAGAAGGGGAGAACCTGGTGGTTGGTCCCACTGATGATGGGAAGTTCCTCCGTCTGAAAGTGTGCAGTATCCAGCGGAACCGCTCAGCCTGCCGTGTGCTGAGGGCTGGGCAAGCAGCCACACTGGCCTTGGGGCCCTTCGACCGCTCCCTGCTCCGGAAG GGCATGGTCATGGTGAGCCCAGAAATGAACCCCACCATCTGCTCAGTGTTTGAAGCCGAGATCGTGCTGTTGTTCCATGCCACAACTTTCCGGAAGGGGTTTCAGGTGACAGTGCACGTGGGGAATGTGCGACAGACTGCTATAGTAGAGAAGATTCACGGAAAG gacaAGCTGCGGACAGGAGAGAAGGCAGTTGTCCGTTTCAGGTTCATCAAGCATCCTGAATACTTGAAGATTGGAGCCAAGCTACTTTTCCGTGAAGGAGTCACCAAAGGCATTGGGCATGTCACTGATCTCCAAGCCATCACCACCAAAAATGGCCTGGAGGAGTCCCTAGGGCCTGGACAGCTGAACTTCTGA
- the LOC139794112 gene encoding epoxide hydrolase 1-like, which produces MWPEFLPNAWETILCQIRSFEYSQKNAVLVPAAALGVGVVMVYWLRSRRKIKTIEMVDGWWGSGQRPLKGKEDESIRPFKIETSDKEIEDLHRRLDDARYAPPLEGAAFHYGFNSSCLQKVVAYWRNKFDWREKVKVLNKYPHFQTTIEGIDIHFIHVKPSYVSRGQAVQPLLLIHGWPGSFYEFYKIIPLLTDPAGHGLSESDMVFEVICPSIPGYGFSEAPRQKGFDSIATARIFHKLMNRLGFKKYYLQGGDWGSRIATNMAQMLPQSVKGLHLNLVFIGKQSLRRMISVMLGAYVPWLVGFTREDVRRMYPFIQKNFHELLQESGYLHIQATKPDTAGCGLNDSPVGLAAYILEKFSTWTDKSFRHKEDGGLESKYSLDELLTNVMIYWVTSSIVSSMRYYKENFGSDPYLTHDARFPVYVPTGIAAFPQEIVHTPRAWAKKTYKNIISYSYMPRGGHFAAFEEPRLLAQDIFHFASKVERL; this is translated from the exons ATGTGGCCGGAGTTCCTTCCAAACGCCTG gGAGACCATCTTGTGCCAGATCAG GTCTTTTGAATATTCTCAGAAGAATGCAGTCCTGgtccctgcagctgccctgggggTTGGAGTAGTGATGGTTTACTGGCTGAGGTCTAGACGTAAGATCAAGACGATTGAGATGGTTGATGGATGGTGGGGCTCAGGTCAAAGACCCctaaaagggaaagaagatgAAAGTATTCGTCCCTTCAAGATTGAAACATCTGATAAAGAAATCGAG GACCTGCACCGGCGCCTGGATGATGCCCGCTACGCTCCCCCGCTGGAAGGGGCGGCCTTCCACTATGGCTTCAactccagctgcctgcagaaggtGGTTGCTTACTGGAGGAACAAATTCGACTGGCGTGAGAAAGTGAAAGTCCTAAACAAGTACCCCCATTTCCAAACCACCATTGAAG GGATTGATATCCATTTTATCCATGTGAAGCCCTCCTATGTCTCTCGTGGTCAAGCTGTTCAACCTCTACTGTTGATCCACGGCTGGCCTGGCTCCTTCTATGAGTTCTACAAGATCATCCCCCTGCTCACAGACCCTGCTGGGCATGGCCTGAGTGAGAGTGACATGGTGTTTGAGGTCATCTGCCCATCCATCCCAGGATATGGCTTCTCAGAGGCACCACGCCAGAAAG gCTTTGACAGCATAGCAACTGCTCGGATATTTCATAAGCTGATGAACAGACTGGGCTTCAAGAAGTACTACCTGCAGGGGGGAGACTGGGGATCTCGTATTGCCACAAACATGGCCCAGATGCTGCCACA atcTGTGAAAGGGCTTCATCTAAACCTTGTCTTCATTGGCAAACAAAGTTTGAGAAGAATGATTTCTGTGATGCTTGGGGCTTATGTCCCATGGCTTGTAGGCTTCACTAGGGAAGATGTTCGTCGAATGTACCCTTTCATCCAGAAAAATTTTCATGAACTTCTGCAAGAGTCTGGATACCTGCACATCCAAGCCACCAAACCAGACACTGCAG GCTGTGGACTGAATGACTCCCCTGTGGGCCTTGCTGCATATATTTTGGAGAAATTCTCTACCTGGACAGATAAATCATTTCGGCATAAAGAAGATGGAGGCTTGGAAAG CAAATACTCTCTTGATGAGCTTTTGACCAATGTGATGATTTACTGGGTGACGTCCTCAATTGTGTCCTCAATGCGATACTACAAGGAGAACTTTGGCAGTGACCCTTATCTAACTCATGATGCCAG GTTTCCAGTGTATGTTCCCACAGGGATTGCAGCTTTTCCTCAGGAGATAGTACATACACCACGTGCCTGGGCAAAGAAGACCTACAAGAACATCATCTCTTACTCTTACATGCCACGTGGAGGGCATTTTGCTGCCTTTGAGGAACCAAGACTTCTGGCACAAGACATATTCCACTTTGCCAGTAAGGTGGAACGGTTGTGA